From a single Sulfolobus sp. E5-1-F genomic region:
- a CDS encoding N-acetylglucosamine kinase, translated as MILVGVDGGGSKTSAIAYTCSGSFLGKGLAGPANFHNIGVEEAVKNVNKAILLATKGMKPDVAYIGLAGIDSKYDYNVMSEALRSIAKNVYIDHDGFVALYAETRGKPGVIVIAGTGSVIVGYDGSRRVRFGGLGWLIADEGSAYWIGREALRAFGKMLDGRMNKTVIAEKIMRSLNINDIDDLIKWAYHEGHKVKDIASLAKIVDEAANEGDEIALNILKSAAYELASYSVQLAVKIGVDKIYLKGGMFNSPMYFNFFRGYLDSNNIKGIIAEHDPEQGALLLAFKYAGCNSSVLNW; from the coding sequence ATGATACTTGTTGGAGTAGATGGTGGAGGAAGTAAAACAAGTGCTATAGCCTATACTTGTAGTGGGTCTTTTTTAGGAAAAGGTCTAGCTGGGCCAGCAAATTTTCACAACATCGGTGTTGAAGAGGCTGTAAAAAACGTTAATAAAGCTATCTTATTAGCAACAAAAGGTATGAAACCTGACGTTGCTTATATAGGATTGGCAGGAATAGATTCTAAATATGATTATAACGTAATGTCAGAAGCGCTGAGGTCTATTGCTAAGAACGTCTATATCGATCATGATGGTTTTGTCGCGCTTTATGCTGAAACTAGAGGAAAACCCGGTGTTATAGTCATAGCTGGTACTGGGAGTGTTATAGTTGGTTACGATGGGAGTAGGAGAGTTCGATTTGGTGGTCTAGGATGGTTAATAGCCGACGAAGGTTCAGCTTATTGGATAGGAAGAGAAGCATTAAGAGCTTTTGGAAAGATGTTAGATGGAAGAATGAATAAAACAGTAATTGCAGAGAAGATAATGAGAAGTTTAAATATAAATGATATTGACGATCTCATCAAGTGGGCTTATCATGAGGGACATAAAGTTAAAGATATTGCATCATTAGCTAAAATAGTAGATGAGGCTGCTAATGAGGGAGATGAGATAGCCTTAAATATATTGAAAAGTGCTGCTTATGAGCTCGCTAGTTATTCTGTTCAACTTGCAGTTAAAATAGGAGTTGACAAGATATATCTTAAAGGCGGGATGTTTAATTCTCCAATGTATTTCAACTTCTTCAGGGGTTATCTAGACAGTAATAATATAAAAGGTATAATTGCAGAACATGACCCAGAACAAGGTGCTCTGCTTTTAGCCTTTAAATATGCAGGATGTAACAGTAGTGTGCTAAATTGGTAG
- a CDS encoding gamma-glutamyltransferase family protein — MPSAVGRKVVATQNYIASYIGARVLEDGGNAFDAAIAISATLSVVIPHTSGLGGDGFLLAKTPEGIIAYNASGWAPKELKVEKIDSDRSPLTVVVPGLVDLWEFIYQNYASKSLNELLNPAISLATNGFMVGRGLHHAIISSFKLSDDWNRVYGNKRFGDEIKLKGIGRVLKEIAKDPRSFYDGKIAEELTEGLRDRGVPISYEDFSEFHGEVINPVKMKYKDFTLYELPPNSQGITTLELLKMIELTEINKLPFNDVRRINDHVRLSALAYSDRNKYIADPKFVNVPIEMLLSEKYIANKIAEYGFEVKVNVTGDTTFFVVSDGENEIGFIQSLFYPFGSGIVVNDIPFNNRGAGFSEGNNKPEPRKRPLHTLSILMAEKEDERVIIGCAGGDLRPQIHAEVFEYYADYNMEIDEAVQAPRFMYLGNKVVAEKRLGIPATQTDYYSPEVGIVQALKYKKGKYIGVADIRSEGIVLPVT; from the coding sequence ATGCCATCCGCAGTAGGTAGAAAAGTCGTCGCAACACAAAACTATATAGCAAGTTATATAGGAGCTAGAGTTTTAGAAGATGGAGGAAACGCATTTGATGCCGCTATAGCAATAAGCGCTACCTTATCAGTAGTGATACCACATACCAGTGGTCTCGGTGGTGATGGATTTCTTTTAGCCAAGACACCAGAGGGTATAATAGCATATAATGCATCTGGATGGGCTCCTAAGGAATTGAAAGTAGAGAAAATAGATAGCGATAGAAGTCCACTAACTGTAGTCGTTCCAGGATTAGTAGATCTATGGGAATTCATTTATCAAAATTACGCCTCAAAATCATTAAACGAATTACTTAATCCTGCAATTTCATTAGCAACCAATGGCTTTATGGTGGGAAGAGGGTTACACCACGCAATAATAAGTTCGTTCAAATTATCAGATGATTGGAATAGAGTTTATGGGAATAAAAGATTTGGCGATGAAATAAAGCTCAAGGGAATTGGTAGAGTTTTGAAGGAGATTGCAAAAGATCCTAGAAGTTTTTATGATGGGAAAATCGCTGAAGAACTAACTGAAGGATTAAGAGATAGAGGAGTACCAATAAGTTATGAGGACTTTAGTGAATTTCATGGCGAAGTCATTAATCCAGTAAAAATGAAATATAAAGATTTCACACTGTATGAATTACCGCCAAATAGCCAAGGAATAACTACATTGGAATTACTAAAAATGATTGAGCTAACTGAGATAAACAAATTACCTTTCAATGACGTAAGGAGAATAAATGATCATGTGCGATTGAGTGCACTAGCTTATAGCGATAGAAATAAATATATTGCTGATCCAAAATTTGTAAACGTCCCAATAGAGATGTTATTATCGGAGAAATATATTGCAAATAAAATAGCTGAGTATGGATTCGAGGTAAAAGTAAACGTCACTGGAGATACAACATTCTTTGTAGTTTCTGATGGTGAGAATGAGATTGGATTTATACAGAGCCTATTTTACCCCTTCGGCTCTGGGATAGTGGTGAACGACATACCATTTAATAACAGAGGAGCGGGATTTTCTGAGGGAAATAACAAACCAGAACCTAGGAAGAGACCCTTACATACGCTATCTATATTAATGGCTGAGAAAGAGGATGAGAGGGTTATAATTGGTTGTGCAGGTGGAGATCTAAGGCCACAAATTCACGCTGAAGTATTTGAATATTATGCGGATTATAATATGGAAATTGATGAAGCCGTTCAAGCACCTCGATTCATGTACTTAGGAAATAAGGTCGTAGCTGAAAAGAGACTCGGCATCCCTGCGACACAGACAGACTATTACTCACCAGAGGTAGGAATAGTACAAGCCCTAAAGTATAAGAAGGGAAAATATATTGGAGTTGCTGACATTAGAAGTGAAGGTATAGTACTACCAGTTACATAA
- a CDS encoding MazG nucleotide pyrophosphohydrolase domain-containing protein: MELKDLQSKMKDMYFEKDSQRGVYATFTWLVEEVGELAEALLSDNLDSIEEELADVIAWTVSIANLKGIDIEEALKKKYKL, from the coding sequence TTGGAACTTAAGGATCTACAATCCAAAATGAAGGACATGTATTTTGAGAAGGACTCACAAAGAGGAGTTTATGCTACATTTACGTGGTTAGTAGAAGAGGTAGGAGAATTAGCTGAGGCTCTTCTATCTGATAATTTAGATTCTATTGAAGAGGAATTAGCGGACGTTATAGCTTGGACAGTATCAATAGCTAACCTAAAAGGTATAGACATAGAAGAAGCTTTAAAGAAGAAGTACAAATTGTAA
- a CDS encoding tRNA(Met) cytidine acetyltransferase TmcA, which translates to MVNKEQFYDQIRKALEDGNAKYYRNLVYIERDDYLDYVKEIINLFLKFKPDPSVAYGFVPWASGSKERMKVIKEYFSKFDDIDYANAEYYLGNTYDLVILDTVDNFQPINIGRLVDLARGGGLIVIYTSNLTKDKVFRTSIVRNGLVLDEYEKRFKRKLYEHEGIFIVDANGYVSRPFSGNIMPKSEKKIPRNPVMPREIHELSLSEDQNRVIENFTYLLSGGQRALVLTAARGRGKSAATGLSIVGLIEKLRERKGKSIRIIVTAPSIASASQVMAFAKLGLESLGEEFSVKISDTGHIKNIKGDYFRVEYVPPDAAVEDEGELLIIDEAAALGINYIDLALRAWKKVALVTTVHGYEGSNKAFLRYLRRLIESKRIRVKWINMEQPLRYANGDPIEKWLYDALLLDAEPSEPQYLNDTMIYEDVDKSELANDDAKLRAIYGIMVTAHYKNNPDDLMIMLDGVHHKIKALRIGENSYVAACQIAEEGELSDNMVDIALKGGTFDGDLIPDRIIKHVRIKDFARLRGWRIVRIAVVSELQDKGFGSELLKMIYEEAKDKGLDWVGSSFMSDPKVLNFWIKNDFVPVHISPKKNEKLGDYPVVVIRPISDIAKQIVKISVYMLKEKLLNTLHDVYFNMNPEVVRLILKGSKVAHRIVDVNPILLDKIISFLQGVSPYESSADGIHMLTLKYFWDGRRDWSLTQDEELVLISKVIQGKPWSYVSTILNSNRTHIYELIYSAISKIMQKYYNLTADSKVGLTLKDVMSSQQYDLGE; encoded by the coding sequence ATGGTTAATAAAGAGCAGTTTTATGATCAAATAAGAAAGGCACTAGAAGACGGGAATGCTAAATATTATAGAAACTTAGTTTACATAGAAAGAGATGATTATCTAGATTATGTTAAGGAAATTATAAATCTATTTCTTAAATTTAAACCAGATCCTTCAGTAGCTTATGGTTTCGTACCTTGGGCAAGTGGCTCTAAAGAGAGAATGAAGGTTATAAAAGAATATTTCTCGAAATTTGACGACATCGACTACGCTAATGCTGAATATTACTTAGGTAATACTTATGATTTGGTAATATTGGATACTGTAGACAATTTTCAGCCAATTAACATAGGTAGACTTGTTGATCTTGCTAGAGGTGGAGGTTTAATAGTAATTTATACAAGCAATCTAACCAAAGACAAAGTTTTTAGAACTTCAATAGTAAGGAATGGTTTAGTTTTAGACGAATATGAGAAGAGATTCAAAAGAAAATTGTATGAGCATGAAGGGATATTTATCGTTGACGCTAATGGTTACGTTTCTAGGCCATTTTCCGGCAACATAATGCCAAAATCAGAGAAGAAAATACCAAGAAATCCCGTAATGCCAAGAGAAATTCATGAATTATCACTAAGTGAGGACCAAAATAGAGTTATAGAAAATTTCACTTATTTATTAAGTGGAGGGCAAAGAGCTTTAGTCTTAACAGCTGCTAGAGGCCGAGGAAAAAGTGCTGCTACTGGGTTATCTATAGTTGGGCTAATAGAAAAACTTAGGGAAAGAAAAGGTAAAAGTATTAGAATAATAGTTACTGCACCATCGATAGCAAGTGCATCTCAAGTAATGGCCTTTGCCAAATTAGGTTTAGAAAGTTTAGGTGAAGAGTTTTCAGTGAAGATTAGTGATACCGGACATATAAAGAATATAAAAGGTGATTATTTCAGAGTAGAGTACGTTCCGCCGGATGCAGCTGTTGAAGACGAAGGTGAGCTTTTAATCATAGATGAGGCAGCAGCCTTAGGCATCAATTACATAGATCTAGCGTTAAGAGCGTGGAAAAAAGTAGCCCTAGTAACTACAGTTCATGGATATGAAGGTTCTAACAAAGCTTTTCTTAGATATTTAAGAAGATTAATTGAAAGTAAAAGGATTAGGGTAAAATGGATAAATATGGAGCAGCCTTTAAGATATGCAAATGGGGATCCAATCGAAAAGTGGCTTTATGATGCATTATTACTCGATGCAGAACCTTCGGAACCACAATATCTTAATGATACAATGATTTATGAAGATGTGGATAAATCCGAATTGGCTAATGACGATGCCAAATTGAGAGCGATTTACGGAATAATGGTAACGGCTCACTACAAAAATAATCCAGATGACTTAATGATAATGTTGGATGGTGTTCATCATAAGATAAAAGCTTTACGGATAGGAGAGAACTCATATGTTGCAGCTTGTCAAATAGCAGAAGAGGGTGAACTTTCTGATAATATGGTAGATATTGCTTTGAAAGGAGGTACGTTTGACGGTGATCTGATACCTGATAGAATTATAAAGCACGTCAGAATTAAGGATTTTGCTAGACTACGAGGATGGAGGATTGTTAGAATTGCAGTTGTTTCAGAACTTCAGGATAAGGGATTTGGTAGCGAGCTCTTAAAGATGATATATGAAGAGGCTAAGGATAAAGGATTAGATTGGGTAGGTTCGTCTTTTATGTCAGATCCAAAAGTCTTAAATTTCTGGATAAAGAATGATTTTGTTCCAGTTCATATATCGCCGAAGAAAAATGAGAAATTAGGTGATTACCCAGTTGTTGTCATTAGACCTATAAGTGACATCGCGAAACAAATTGTAAAAATATCCGTATATATGTTAAAAGAGAAGCTTCTTAACACCTTACATGATGTGTACTTTAATATGAACCCTGAAGTAGTTAGGTTAATATTAAAGGGGAGTAAAGTCGCTCACAGAATCGTCGATGTAAATCCAATATTATTAGACAAAATCATCTCATTCCTTCAAGGTGTAAGTCCATATGAATCTTCCGCTGATGGAATACATATGTTAACGTTAAAGTATTTCTGGGATGGAAGAAGAGATTGGAGTTTGACTCAAGATGAGGAATTAGTGCTAATCTCTAAAGTTATTCAAGGTAAGCCATGGAGTTACGTTTCAACTATACTTAACAGTAATAGGACACATATATATGAATTAATATATTCTGCTATATCAAAAATAATGCAAAAATATTATAACTTAACCGCTGATAGTAAGGTAGGTCTAACATTAAAGGATGTGATGAGTTCACAACAATATGATTTAGGTGAATGA
- a CDS encoding cytochrome C oxidase assembly protein produces MMILTYLSALETILAGTTIVFGGIVEGYGYGLSLGTNWPYTHDIMQLAAKKDPEAIHRILATIVGIFSLVILIIHPSLISIIGFISVVFTALLGMATLYVLAGKLPSIFQGLHDIAAYTTFVSYFLIMLQGLEIFKLNIVSFLINAIVPPHFLYFVIFMGGVVTGTRRMKLKIGRPWEKDKERNPWLQAAWIIHGIVSLIFIIAVVLLHYWLTLIFTALEIIVGLWVWDSSNRNPLKPGMSIGLHQLFSILVVVAIILNSIS; encoded by the coding sequence GTGATGATTTTAACTTACCTTTCAGCACTTGAGACAATATTGGCTGGAACAACTATAGTTTTTGGTGGAATAGTAGAAGGCTATGGATATGGTTTATCACTAGGAACTAATTGGCCCTATACACATGATATAATGCAATTAGCTGCTAAAAAAGACCCTGAAGCGATCCACAGAATTCTAGCTACAATAGTAGGAATTTTCTCTCTTGTCATATTAATAATTCATCCCTCTCTTATATCAATAATTGGATTTATATCAGTAGTTTTTACAGCACTTTTAGGTATGGCGACACTATATGTCTTAGCTGGAAAGCTACCTTCAATATTCCAGGGATTACATGATATAGCAGCTTATACGACTTTCGTATCTTATTTTCTCATTATGCTACAAGGATTAGAAATATTTAAGCTGAATATAGTGTCATTTTTAATTAACGCAATAGTTCCTCCACACTTTTTATACTTCGTCATCTTTATGGGAGGTGTAGTAACTGGAACTAGGAGGATGAAACTAAAGATAGGCAGACCTTGGGAAAAAGACAAGGAGAGAAATCCATGGTTACAAGCTGCATGGATAATTCACGGTATTGTGTCGCTAATCTTTATTATTGCTGTGGTCTTGCTACATTACTGGTTAACATTAATTTTCACAGCATTAGAAATAATTGTTGGATTATGGGTATGGGATTCTAGCAATAGAAATCCATTAAAACCAGGCATGTCTATCGGATTACACCAATTATTCTCAATTCTTGTGGTAGTAGCAATAATCTTGAATAGTATCAGTTGA
- a CDS encoding acetyl ornithine aminotransferase family protein, whose amino-acid sequence MSKKVEELIKDDEEYLMQSFRRWYPFAIDHGSGAIVYDIEGKEYIDFNAGIGVLALGHKNEKIIRAVKEQMEKFFHYSLTDFYYEIAVEVAKRLNSFMPFSAKVFYTNSGTESVEAAIKIARGHTKRQWIIGFINSFHGRTLGSLAFTSSKAIQRQSFSPLLPSTYLIPYPDKRDPLCKEDCTEALLGFIEDWIFKKVVDPNEVAAFVAEPIQGEGGVIVPPKDFFYKLNNLLKKFGILLILDEVQTGIGRTGKMFAFEYFNVTPDLVCLAKALGGGLPLGAVVGRKEIMDLPPGSHATTFGGNPLALAASKVILEEVPKLLDHVSNIGKKIIEELADTKSPYLYDVRGLGLLIGAELRKSNKPFVEGLEKILYNSFRRGVLAIGAGESVVRIEPPLIIDEELAMKGTRIIKEEIEKL is encoded by the coding sequence ATGAGCAAGAAAGTGGAAGAGTTAATAAAAGATGATGAAGAGTATTTGATGCAATCCTTTAGGAGATGGTATCCGTTTGCAATAGATCATGGCTCCGGAGCTATAGTCTACGATATAGAGGGAAAGGAGTACATTGACTTTAACGCAGGAATAGGAGTATTAGCATTAGGTCACAAAAACGAGAAGATCATTAGGGCAGTAAAGGAGCAAATGGAGAAGTTCTTTCATTACAGTCTTACAGATTTTTACTATGAAATTGCAGTAGAAGTAGCGAAAAGATTAAACTCCTTTATGCCATTCTCGGCTAAGGTATTCTATACTAACAGTGGTACTGAAAGTGTGGAAGCAGCAATAAAGATAGCTAGAGGGCATACAAAGCGACAATGGATTATTGGTTTCATCAATTCCTTCCATGGAAGAACCTTAGGCTCCTTAGCCTTTACCTCAAGTAAAGCTATCCAAAGGCAATCCTTCTCTCCTCTTTTACCATCAACATATTTGATCCCATATCCAGATAAAAGAGATCCATTATGTAAAGAAGATTGTACTGAAGCGTTATTGGGATTTATAGAGGATTGGATTTTCAAGAAAGTAGTTGATCCTAATGAAGTGGCAGCATTTGTTGCTGAGCCTATCCAAGGAGAAGGTGGAGTTATTGTACCTCCTAAAGATTTCTTTTATAAATTGAATAATTTACTTAAGAAATTTGGAATCTTACTTATACTTGACGAAGTACAAACAGGAATTGGAAGAACAGGTAAAATGTTCGCATTTGAATATTTCAATGTGACACCGGATTTGGTGTGTTTAGCTAAAGCACTAGGTGGAGGACTTCCACTCGGTGCAGTTGTTGGAAGAAAGGAAATCATGGATTTGCCACCGGGATCTCATGCAACTACTTTTGGAGGAAATCCACTAGCATTAGCTGCATCAAAAGTTATTTTAGAAGAGGTTCCGAAACTTTTAGACCATGTAAGCAATATAGGCAAGAAAATTATAGAAGAATTAGCAGATACTAAATCACCTTACTTATACGATGTTAGAGGATTAGGTCTTCTCATAGGGGCTGAGCTAAGAAAGAGTAATAAACCATTTGTTGAAGGTCTAGAGAAAATATTATATAATTCCTTTAGAAGAGGTGTACTAGCGATAGGTGCTGGAGAATCTGTAGTTAGAATAGAACCTCCATTAATAATAGATGAAGAGTTGGCTATGAAAGGTACTAGAATAATAAAAGAAGAAATAGAAAAACTTTAA
- a CDS encoding thiamine pyrophosphate-requiring protein, translated as MNAGKTFLSLLKESGINKIFIVSGTDYASLIEAKVEDPSLPDFEIVPHEITAISTAIGYALGNKLSAVAVHTTPGTANALGGIMSAYTSRIPLLVIAGRSPYTEKGNTASRNLRIHWTQEARDQGELVRQYVKYDFEIRMADQIPAVISRAIQIMMSEPRGPVYLVLPREVSIQEINEVKRIPMDYYEPAPSPDKISKAKEMLEKSERPVIITWRAGRRKEWFESLKRFADSYNIPVLNYAGEVLNYPSNGTMALDRFDLRNADLLLVVEAEVPYFPKKIDLDIPIIKVDVEPSYSYIPYYGFRCDLCIQSTPSNFFDYVSIRPKSYDEIREVKIKQEEYKRQEIEKLKDKKPIHPKYLSYEIGNIASEYDLAIFNEYQFNPRYAKLSEFGSYFADLSIGYLGLALGAGVGYKIATNKDVIITTGDGSFIFGVPEAFYYVSSKYPTMVVIFDNGGWLASAEAVDEVFPEGLAKSKRYYPGADFDKRFEIGKTVEAFHGYYELVEDPWEIKPALVRGLEKVRKENKIAVIQVIVDKVR; from the coding sequence ATGAATGCCGGAAAGACGTTTTTATCTCTCCTTAAGGAAAGCGGTATTAATAAGATATTTATAGTATCTGGTACGGATTACGCTTCATTAATAGAGGCTAAGGTTGAGGATCCTAGCTTACCAGATTTTGAAATAGTACCTCATGAGATTACTGCAATTTCAACAGCAATAGGTTATGCACTAGGTAATAAGCTAAGTGCTGTTGCTGTTCACACCACGCCTGGAACTGCAAACGCGTTAGGAGGTATAATGAGTGCATATACTTCTAGAATACCACTTTTAGTTATTGCGGGAAGGAGTCCATACACTGAGAAAGGTAATACTGCAAGTAGAAACTTGAGAATTCATTGGACGCAAGAGGCTAGGGATCAAGGAGAATTGGTTAGACAATATGTCAAGTATGATTTTGAAATTAGAATGGCTGATCAAATACCAGCAGTAATATCTAGAGCAATCCAAATAATGATGAGTGAACCTAGAGGTCCAGTATATCTTGTATTACCAAGAGAGGTAAGCATTCAAGAGATTAATGAAGTTAAGAGAATACCAATGGACTATTATGAACCTGCGCCTTCACCAGATAAGATTAGTAAAGCTAAGGAGATGCTGGAAAAGTCCGAAAGACCTGTAATTATCACGTGGAGAGCTGGAAGAAGAAAAGAATGGTTTGAATCTCTAAAGAGATTTGCAGATAGTTATAACATTCCAGTTCTCAATTATGCTGGAGAGGTTTTGAATTATCCCAGTAATGGTACAATGGCTCTGGATAGATTTGATTTACGAAATGCTGATTTATTATTAGTAGTTGAGGCTGAAGTACCATATTTTCCTAAGAAAATCGATTTAGATATCCCGATAATTAAGGTTGATGTTGAGCCTTCATACTCTTATATTCCATACTACGGTTTTAGATGCGATTTATGTATACAATCCACTCCGAGTAACTTCTTTGATTACGTTTCAATAAGACCAAAGAGTTATGATGAAATTAGAGAGGTAAAAATAAAGCAGGAAGAATATAAGAGGCAAGAGATTGAGAAGTTAAAAGATAAGAAACCAATTCATCCTAAGTATTTGTCATATGAAATTGGGAATATAGCGTCTGAGTATGATTTGGCAATATTTAATGAATATCAGTTTAACCCTAGATATGCAAAGCTGAGCGAGTTTGGGTCTTATTTTGCCGACTTATCCATAGGATATCTAGGCCTTGCATTAGGAGCTGGAGTTGGGTACAAAATAGCTACTAATAAGGACGTAATTATTACTACTGGCGATGGTTCCTTTATATTTGGCGTTCCAGAAGCCTTTTATTATGTTTCCTCAAAATATCCGACAATGGTTGTGATTTTCGATAATGGCGGTTGGTTGGCGTCAGCTGAGGCAGTAGATGAAGTTTTCCCTGAGGGTTTAGCAAAAAGTAAAAGGTATTATCCTGGTGCAGATTTCGATAAGAGATTCGAGATCGGAAAGACTGTTGAGGCTTTTCATGGCTACTATGAACTAGTTGAGGATCCTTGGGAGATTAAGCCTGCCTTAGTAAGAGGTTTAGAGAAGGTGAGAAAAGAGAATAAAATAGCTGTGATTCAAGTTATAGTAGATAAGGTGAGGTAA
- a CDS encoding aldo/keto reductase, whose protein sequence is MKLCNKEISQIGFGTWKIGGGYWSPDYSKDSYYIEILKYVLSKGINVIDTAEMYGGGHSEELVGKAIQDFERDRIFIITKVWSNHLRYDDLIRSAKNSLRRLNSKYIDLYLIHWPNSSVPLEETIRAMEELVDQGITNCIGVSNFDVKLLEEAMSLTKKYEIVANEIEYNIENKTAEKDVIPFCERNNIKVIAYSPLARGNIKNNKILEEIGRKYNRSSVQVALNYLMRRSIPIPKASSKEHIDDILGALGWNLSDEDYERISKI, encoded by the coding sequence ATGAAGTTATGTAACAAGGAGATATCACAAATTGGATTTGGAACTTGGAAAATTGGCGGAGGCTATTGGAGTCCAGATTATTCTAAGGATTCCTATTATATCGAGATATTAAAGTACGTATTAAGTAAGGGAATAAACGTTATTGACACTGCAGAAATGTATGGTGGAGGACACTCTGAAGAATTAGTTGGAAAAGCTATACAAGATTTCGAAAGAGATAGAATTTTCATTATAACTAAGGTATGGTCTAATCATTTAAGATATGATGATTTAATAAGATCCGCTAAAAATAGTTTAAGAAGGCTTAACTCAAAGTATATTGACCTATACTTAATCCATTGGCCAAATTCTTCAGTGCCGTTAGAGGAAACTATAAGGGCAATGGAGGAACTAGTAGATCAAGGTATTACAAATTGTATTGGAGTGAGTAATTTTGATGTCAAACTTTTAGAAGAGGCTATGTCATTAACTAAAAAATATGAAATTGTCGCAAATGAAATAGAGTATAACATTGAGAATAAAACCGCAGAAAAAGATGTTATACCATTTTGTGAAAGGAATAACATAAAAGTCATAGCTTATTCTCCTCTCGCTAGAGGAAATATTAAGAACAATAAAATATTAGAGGAGATTGGGCGTAAATACAATAGAAGTTCCGTTCAAGTAGCACTAAACTACCTCATGAGAAGATCAATACCAATACCTAAGGCATCCAGTAAAGAGCATATTGACGATATCCTCGGGGCCTTGGGATGGAATCTAAGTGATGAGGATTATGAGAGGATTTCGAAAATCTAA